One Cohnella candidum genomic region harbors:
- a CDS encoding glycoside hydrolase family 3 protein: MDQHSNKKAAVRYVRNEGGPLLGYSETSGVSILQQDGFAFKDLNKDGKLDPYEDWRLPPRVRARDLASKMTIEQIAGLMLYSSHQAIPGNMGWFPATYAGGRNFEESGAAPSDLSDQQLDFLTKDHIRHILITRVQSPEVAADWNNNVQAFAEGIGLGIPANNSSDPRHGSDTSKEFNAGAGGTISMWPESMGLAAAFDPEIAREYGEIASREYRALGLATALSPQVDISTDPRWFRFGMTFGEDPRLAADMARAYIDGFQTSEGEAEIADGWGYASVNAMVKHWPGGGSGEAGRDAHFGYGKYAVYPGNNFEEHLIPFTEGGFRLSGKTSKASAVMPYYTISVDQDSKNGENVGNSYNAYLIDDLLRGKYGYDGVVCTDWGITADEGEDITRLFPGGRCWGVEEGYTVAERHYKLLMAGVDQFGGNNDAGPVIEAYYIGVKEHGEAFMRKRFEQSAVRLLLNMFRLGLFENPYLNAEESAAIVGSPAFMEAGYRAQLKSIVMLKNEGVLPLTKRKSVYIPKRKLPADSDWMGMPIPPSEQYPVNLDIVRKYFDVTDRPEDADFALVCIESPRSTKGYSKADADAGGNGYVPISLQYRPYTAEHARETSLAGDPRDVLNRSYQGKTVTVANEGDLDAVLETKKRMNGKPVIVSILLSNPAVVSEFEPSADAIVAHFGVQDQAILEILTGAFEPQALLPFQMPADMKTVEEQFEDVPHDMEVHVDSAGHAYDFAYGLNWSGVIRDARTDKYAVNR; this comes from the coding sequence ATGGATCAGCATTCAAACAAGAAAGCAGCCGTGCGGTATGTACGCAACGAGGGCGGGCCTCTGCTGGGTTACTCCGAGACGTCGGGGGTGAGCATCCTGCAACAAGACGGTTTCGCTTTCAAGGATTTGAACAAGGACGGCAAGCTGGATCCGTACGAGGATTGGCGCCTGCCGCCGCGAGTACGGGCAAGGGATTTGGCTTCCAAAATGACCATCGAGCAAATCGCCGGCCTCATGCTGTACAGCAGCCACCAGGCGATCCCCGGCAACATGGGATGGTTCCCGGCTACGTATGCCGGAGGCCGGAATTTCGAGGAAAGCGGAGCGGCTCCAAGCGATCTGTCCGACCAACAGCTGGACTTCCTGACGAAAGACCATATTCGGCACATTCTGATCACGCGCGTTCAGAGTCCGGAGGTTGCGGCGGATTGGAACAATAACGTGCAAGCCTTCGCCGAGGGCATCGGCTTGGGCATTCCGGCCAACAACAGCTCGGATCCCCGCCACGGCTCGGATACGTCCAAGGAATTCAACGCCGGAGCCGGCGGCACGATTTCCATGTGGCCCGAAAGCATGGGGCTCGCCGCCGCGTTCGATCCGGAAATCGCCCGTGAATACGGCGAGATCGCCTCGCGGGAATACCGCGCGCTGGGGCTGGCAACGGCGTTGTCCCCGCAGGTGGATATTTCCACGGACCCGCGCTGGTTCCGTTTCGGCATGACGTTCGGCGAAGATCCGCGGCTTGCCGCGGATATGGCGCGAGCGTACATCGACGGCTTCCAGACGTCGGAAGGGGAGGCTGAAATCGCGGACGGCTGGGGGTACGCCAGCGTCAACGCGATGGTGAAGCATTGGCCGGGCGGGGGCTCGGGAGAAGCCGGACGCGATGCGCATTTCGGATACGGCAAATACGCGGTGTATCCGGGCAACAACTTCGAGGAGCACTTGATCCCTTTCACGGAAGGGGGGTTCCGCCTGTCCGGCAAAACCAGCAAAGCTTCGGCCGTCATGCCCTATTACACGATTTCCGTCGACCAAGATTCCAAGAACGGCGAGAACGTCGGCAATTCTTATAACGCCTATCTCATCGACGATTTGCTTCGCGGGAAATACGGCTACGACGGAGTCGTTTGCACGGATTGGGGAATCACCGCCGACGAAGGAGAAGACATCACCCGGCTTTTCCCGGGCGGTCGCTGCTGGGGCGTGGAGGAAGGCTATACGGTCGCCGAGCGCCATTACAAGCTGCTTATGGCGGGCGTGGACCAATTCGGCGGAAACAACGATGCGGGTCCGGTTATCGAGGCTTATTATATCGGCGTCAAAGAGCACGGAGAAGCGTTCATGCGCAAGCGGTTCGAACAGTCTGCCGTGCGGCTGCTGCTGAACATGTTCCGGCTGGGATTGTTCGAAAATCCATACCTGAACGCCGAAGAATCCGCCGCTATCGTCGGATCTCCTGCCTTCATGGAAGCCGGCTACCGGGCCCAATTGAAATCGATCGTGATGCTCAAAAACGAAGGGGTTCTGCCGTTAACCAAGAGGAAGTCGGTCTATATTCCCAAAAGGAAACTGCCGGCCGACAGCGATTGGATGGGGATGCCCATTCCGCCTTCGGAGCAATATCCGGTCAATCTCGATATCGTCAGGAAATACTTCGATGTCACCGACCGGCCGGAGGACGCGGATTTCGCGCTGGTCTGCATCGAAAGCCCCCGTTCGACCAAAGGATACAGCAAGGCCGACGCGGATGCCGGCGGGAACGGCTACGTTCCGATCAGCCTGCAATACCGGCCCTATACGGCGGAACATGCCCGGGAGACCAGCCTTGCCGGAGATCCGCGGGACGTGCTGAACCGTTCGTATCAAGGCAAGACGGTAACGGTCGCGAATGAAGGCGACCTCGATGCCGTCCTGGAAACGAAAAAGCGGATGAACGGCAAGCCCGTCATCGTCTCCATTCTCTTATCGAATCCCGCAGTCGTCTCGGAATTCGAACCGTCGGCCGACGCCATCGTGGCGCACTTCGGCGTACAGGACCAAGCCATCCTCGAGATTCTGACGGGTGCTTTCGAACCTCAGGCGCTGCTTCCCTTTCAAATGCCGGCGGACATGAAGACCGTTGAGGAGCAGTTCGAGGACGTCCCGCATGACATGGAAGTTCATGTGGATTCGGCCGGCCATGCTTACGATTTCGCTTACGGATTGAATTGGAGCGGCGTCATCCGGGACGCCCGAACCGACAAATACGCGGTAAACCGGTAA
- a CDS encoding ABC transporter permease, with protein sequence MMIPGLAYLIMNNYLPMFGVIIAFKDINYAKGILGSDWIGFKNFEYLFKTQDAVVITRNTILYNGSFIILNTVFAISVAILLNEVRNKFAARFYQSVILLPFLISMVIVGYLVLSMLSAESGFLNLNLLPMFGMKPISWYFEPRYWPYILTIVQLWKATGYLCVIFLAAIIGIDNEYYEAATIDGASKWHQIRSITIPLIAPTITIMTLLAIGRIFYSDFGLFYQVPLNSGPLQPVTDVIDTYVYRGLMTLGDIGMSSAAGLYQSLVGFILVLLSNYIVSRGNKENALF encoded by the coding sequence ATGATGATTCCGGGCCTCGCCTACCTCATCATGAACAACTACTTGCCGATGTTCGGCGTGATCATCGCCTTCAAGGACATCAACTATGCCAAAGGAATTCTCGGAAGCGACTGGATCGGCTTCAAAAACTTCGAGTATCTGTTCAAGACGCAGGATGCCGTCGTCATTACCCGGAACACGATTCTTTACAACGGATCCTTCATCATCCTCAATACGGTATTCGCCATCTCCGTCGCGATCCTGCTGAACGAAGTCAGAAACAAGTTCGCCGCCCGCTTCTACCAGAGCGTGATTCTGCTTCCTTTCCTGATTTCGATGGTCATCGTCGGCTATCTCGTGCTGTCCATGCTGAGTGCGGAAAGCGGGTTCCTGAATTTGAACTTGCTTCCCATGTTCGGAATGAAACCGATCTCTTGGTACTTCGAGCCAAGGTATTGGCCTTACATCCTCACGATCGTGCAGCTGTGGAAGGCTACCGGTTATCTATGCGTCATCTTCTTGGCCGCGATCATCGGGATCGACAACGAATACTACGAAGCGGCCACGATCGACGGCGCCAGCAAATGGCATCAAATCCGCAGCATTACGATCCCGCTTATCGCGCCTACGATCACCATTATGACTTTGCTCGCGATCGGCCGCATTTTTTATTCCGACTTCGGCTTGTTCTACCAAGTGCCGCTGAACTCCGGTCCGCTTCAGCCGGTGACGGACGTCATCGACACTTACGTATACCGCGGATTGATGACGCTCGGGGACATCGGAATGTCTTCCGCAGCCGGTCTCTACCAGTCGCTGGTCGGATTCATCCTCGTGCTTCTCTCCAACTACATCGTCAGCCGAGGCAACAAGGAGAACGCCTTGTTCTAA
- a CDS encoding ABC transporter substrate-binding protein, which translates to MQRKSKALLLLSVLLILSLMLSACGGGSKDSGSSSEPSSSGSPASSSSGSSSNGKEEELTLAFLGIGNMKEAGLVQEEISKITKAKINATVKLMPIDPGAWTQQVNLLLAGNQPLDLLVTSSFFNYSSQVAKGQLLPLDELIAKYAPTIKDTMEPAIFNSTKIGGKMYGVPSVRDTAADQGIAARKDLMDKYNLTFDNVKTYADLEPIFQKIKENEPGVYPLVQRSQTLTVASEFVRGYIDALGDTPGVLLINNQDLKVVDLYETQIYKDALQLARKWYQAGYIMPDAATTQEGNNSLIKAGKGFSYLSNMKPGFAAQETTVNGREMVAASLVPPISTSDSGTGFMISIAKNSQDPDRAAQLLNLIYTDKDIVNLLANGVEGKHYVDAGNGQIKAPEGGSNYVFNQWEVGNNALAKVWQGTDPDIWEQMKAFNKSSTFSKALGFSFDSAPVKTEVAAVANVNNQYKAGLESGTIDPSKLDEFVSKLKAAGLDKIIAEKQKQLDAWAKANNVQ; encoded by the coding sequence ATGCAAAGAAAGTCGAAAGCTCTTCTTCTGCTCTCCGTCTTGCTTATCCTGTCCTTGATGCTTTCCGCTTGCGGCGGCGGCTCCAAGGATTCCGGCAGCTCTTCCGAACCGTCTTCGAGCGGCAGCCCCGCTTCGAGCTCGTCCGGATCTTCGTCCAACGGCAAAGAAGAGGAGCTTACGCTCGCGTTCCTCGGAATCGGCAATATGAAGGAAGCCGGTTTGGTTCAGGAAGAGATCAGCAAAATCACGAAAGCCAAAATCAACGCGACGGTTAAGCTGATGCCGATCGATCCCGGCGCCTGGACGCAGCAGGTCAATCTGCTGCTGGCCGGCAACCAGCCACTCGACTTGCTCGTGACTTCCTCGTTCTTCAATTACAGTTCCCAAGTAGCCAAAGGACAGTTGCTGCCGCTTGACGAATTGATCGCCAAATACGCGCCGACCATTAAGGACACGATGGAACCGGCGATCTTCAACTCGACGAAAATCGGCGGCAAAATGTACGGCGTGCCGAGCGTCCGGGATACGGCGGCCGATCAAGGCATCGCTGCCCGCAAAGACTTGATGGATAAATACAATCTGACGTTCGACAACGTGAAAACGTATGCGGATCTGGAGCCGATTTTCCAGAAGATCAAAGAAAACGAACCGGGTGTCTATCCGCTGGTTCAGCGTTCACAGACCTTGACGGTAGCCTCCGAATTCGTCCGCGGTTACATCGATGCATTGGGAGATACGCCGGGTGTTCTATTGATCAATAACCAGGACCTGAAAGTCGTGGATCTCTATGAAACCCAAATCTACAAAGACGCTCTGCAATTGGCCCGCAAATGGTACCAAGCCGGCTATATCATGCCGGATGCGGCCACGACGCAAGAAGGCAACAACAGTCTGATCAAAGCAGGCAAAGGCTTCAGCTACCTGTCCAACATGAAGCCGGGATTCGCGGCTCAGGAAACGACGGTTAACGGACGCGAAATGGTAGCCGCATCCTTGGTGCCGCCGATTTCCACCTCCGATTCCGGAACGGGATTCATGATTTCGATCGCGAAGAACTCGCAGGACCCGGACCGTGCGGCTCAATTGCTGAACCTTATCTATACCGACAAAGACATCGTCAACCTGCTCGCGAACGGCGTGGAAGGCAAGCATTACGTGGATGCCGGCAACGGCCAGATCAAAGCGCCGGAAGGCGGAAGCAACTACGTCTTCAACCAATGGGAAGTGGGCAACAACGCTTTGGCGAAAGTGTGGCAAGGCACGGATCCGGACATCTGGGAACAAATGAAGGCATTCAACAAAAGCTCTACCTTCTCCAAAGCGCTCGGCTTCTCGTTCGATTCCGCGCCGGTCAAAACCGAAGTCGCGGCCGTCGCCAACGTCAACAACCAGTACAAGGCCGGGCTGGAATCGGGCACGATCGATCCGTCCAAGCTGGATGAGTTCGTCAGCAAACTGAAAGCTGCGGGTCTGGATAAAATCATCGCGGAAAAGCAAAAGCAGTTGGATGCGTGGGCGAAAGCCAACAACGTTCAGTAA
- a CDS encoding response regulator transcription factor has product MYHALIVDDEIHAVRGLQAGVNWSHLDIEAVHTAHSMKQAQEIFQDQPVDLMVCDIEMPLGSGLELARWVKEHYPETETIFLTCHSDFSFAKQAIQLDSFDYLLKPVDYSELETVIGKALGKMKKDKELRSFEETHHHYRKLWESHRPVVAERFWQDLIRKKIPSNPLAVQEHHRAAGLSYSEDVRFLPMYIRVQRWHKELSERDRRIMEYALRNVLEEVMEPVPGTAVIPVGDGALLTVVPLDKPDEDAVIRANGDAFIRNCNQYLFCDLSCYVGRMTPLHEMAEMLRRLQEMDENNVTQVNRTIILSDKRKAECSAEPAPWSEWGEWMKQGARDKLTEKVSRYLEAWKETGSGIDAQTVHSFYQDFLQMVFSVLQSKGLHANQVFAQNLLTDKPETALRSVPSLQEWTRYVIGVAINHIHSIEENLSVVDKAKRFIAEQIGQQELSREDIASHVFLNPDYLTRIFKKETGMSLSDYLQQRRIDYAKELLAGTGQSVSDVAVASGYSNLSYFSTIFKKATGMNPVDYRKRAQQR; this is encoded by the coding sequence ATGTACCATGCTTTGATCGTGGATGATGAGATCCATGCGGTGAGAGGCCTGCAGGCCGGGGTGAATTGGAGCCATCTGGATATCGAAGCCGTCCATACGGCACACAGCATGAAGCAGGCTCAGGAAATCTTTCAAGACCAGCCCGTCGACTTGATGGTTTGCGACATCGAGATGCCGCTGGGTTCCGGGTTGGAATTAGCCAGGTGGGTCAAGGAGCATTACCCGGAAACGGAAACGATTTTCTTGACCTGCCATTCCGATTTCTCGTTCGCGAAGCAAGCCATACAGCTGGACAGTTTCGATTATTTGCTTAAACCGGTCGATTATTCGGAATTGGAAACCGTGATCGGAAAGGCTCTCGGCAAAATGAAAAAAGACAAGGAGCTGCGTTCCTTCGAGGAAACCCACCATCATTACCGGAAACTATGGGAATCCCATCGTCCGGTCGTGGCCGAACGTTTCTGGCAGGATCTGATCCGCAAGAAAATCCCGTCTAACCCGCTTGCGGTCCAGGAGCATCATCGCGCGGCAGGGTTGTCCTATTCCGAAGACGTCCGGTTCCTGCCCATGTATATCCGCGTCCAGCGTTGGCATAAGGAGTTGTCCGAACGGGACCGAAGGATCATGGAGTACGCTCTCCGCAACGTCCTGGAGGAAGTCATGGAGCCGGTTCCGGGAACCGCGGTGATCCCGGTCGGGGATGGGGCATTGCTGACCGTCGTGCCTTTGGATAAACCGGACGAAGACGCGGTCATCCGGGCGAACGGCGACGCGTTCATCCGGAATTGCAATCAGTATTTATTTTGCGATCTCAGCTGTTACGTCGGCCGCATGACGCCGCTCCACGAAATGGCTGAAATGCTGCGGCGGTTGCAGGAAATGGACGAAAACAACGTTACGCAAGTGAACCGAACGATCATCCTGAGCGATAAGCGCAAAGCGGAATGCTCGGCCGAACCGGCTCCTTGGTCGGAATGGGGCGAATGGATGAAGCAAGGCGCCCGGGACAAGCTGACCGAGAAGGTCTCGCGGTACTTGGAAGCCTGGAAGGAAACGGGCAGCGGGATCGACGCGCAAACCGTCCATTCGTTTTATCAGGATTTCCTGCAAATGGTCTTTTCCGTTTTACAATCCAAAGGATTGCACGCCAATCAGGTTTTCGCCCAAAACCTGCTGACCGACAAGCCGGAAACCGCGCTCCGTTCGGTTCCGTCCCTGCAAGAATGGACTCGTTACGTGATCGGAGTCGCGATTAACCACATACATTCCATCGAAGAAAACTTGTCCGTCGTCGACAAAGCCAAGCGATTCATCGCGGAGCAAATCGGCCAGCAGGAATTGTCCCGGGAAGATATCGCAAGCCATGTCTTCCTGAATCCGGACTACCTGACGCGCATCTTCAAAAAGGAGACGGGAATGTCGCTGTCGGACTACTTGCAGCAGAGGAGAATCGATTACGCGAAGGAACTCCTCGCGGGTACCGGGCAGTCCGTGAGCGATGTCGCGGTTGCTTCGGGCTATTCCAATTTGTCGTATTTCTCGACCATCTTCAAGAAAGCGACGGGCATGAACCCGGTGGATTATCGCAAGCGCGCGCAACAACGATAA
- a CDS encoding carbohydrate ABC transporter permease, with the protein MKTNDMNQVVVHAIFILLAALCLIPFVLLIMSSFSSESSIVNNGYSFWPSEFSLEAYTYLWAQKAAMFNSYGITILITVVGTFAGLLISALLAYPLSRRDLPMRGILSFLVFFTLLFNGGLVPTYLIYTEVFHMKDTLMALIIPGLLTNGFFILLIRTFFANSIPVQIIESAYIDGASEFKIFYRMVLPLSLPILATIGLMLTINYWNDWFNGLIYITEPRLFSIQNLLNRMLVNIQFLQQSNMGGQNMSVNLPTNAVRMAMAVVGILPLILIYPFFQKYFVKGLTIGAVK; encoded by the coding sequence ATGAAAACCAACGATATGAACCAGGTCGTCGTGCATGCGATTTTCATCTTGCTCGCCGCCTTGTGCTTGATACCTTTCGTGCTGCTTATCATGTCATCGTTCTCGTCCGAATCGTCGATCGTGAACAACGGTTATTCCTTCTGGCCCAGCGAATTCAGCTTGGAAGCCTATACGTATCTCTGGGCGCAAAAGGCCGCGATGTTCAATTCATACGGCATCACCATCCTGATTACGGTCGTGGGCACCTTCGCCGGATTGCTGATCAGCGCTTTGCTGGCCTATCCGTTGTCCCGTCGGGACTTGCCGATGCGCGGCATCCTCAGTTTCCTCGTGTTTTTCACGCTCTTGTTCAACGGCGGATTGGTGCCGACTTACCTGATCTACACGGAAGTGTTCCACATGAAGGACACGCTGATGGCTTTGATCATCCCGGGTCTGCTTACGAACGGATTCTTCATCCTGCTGATTCGGACGTTCTTCGCCAACTCCATTCCGGTCCAGATTATCGAATCGGCCTATATCGACGGTGCCTCGGAATTCAAGATTTTTTACCGAATGGTGCTGCCGCTCTCTCTTCCCATTCTGGCGACGATCGGCTTGATGCTTACGATCAACTACTGGAACGATTGGTTTAACGGGTTGATTTACATCACGGAACCGCGGTTGTTCAGCATTCAGAACCTGCTCAACCGGATGCTGGTGAACATCCAATTCCTGCAGCAGAGCAACATGGGAGGCCAGAATATGTCGGTCAACCTGCCGACGAATGCGGTCCGCATGGCCATGGCCGTCGTCGGAATCCTGCCGCTCATCCTGATCTACCCGTTCTTCCAGAAATACTTCGTCAAAGGCCTCACCATCGGGGCGGTTAAGTAA
- a CDS encoding cache domain-containing sensor histidine kinase — MRRIQPYVNSLRFKFFAAVLVIFVPLVTVLVINNFYSVDVVRNQVAQSNKNMLGLYMGQIDQRLEEVDKYLTNTLESNLSILDMEFPKSRDADRYNIAKLTLFNTMRDDLGYYPTLDAFFVYSSVNRDLVLSQTSPDGLEARENARDEILKMLEKEAGTIDYSRWYVWSGAKGDYLFHLMKSGNVYMGAWISSDKLMVPLNLIDLGESGAAVITTDDNKPISHDALIKDKGIDLKFPDESYAISGKGKDTYLIMGEKSQRGNFNLVALVPEKEILQKLPYLQRISSIISFAAVMFLFLFVFMMRRIFLNPIKRIVVAMRKLRDGNWDSRLDQKPKSTEFQIVNETFNRMIAEIHDLKINVYEEKLNHQRAELKHLQLQINPHFFLNSLNIIYNLATVKDFSLIQEMAKCLVSYFRFMFRSNSYFVPLGDELSHTSNYLRIQQLRFPEVFQYRVDKPVNLLEQEVPPLIVQTMVENTIKYAVNMDEPIQIAVEVSQTEDAAGNPRLVIHVKDTGPGFPDEVLDRLALDLEQAGSENGEQIGIWNARRRLRLLYQERATIDFYNENGLGAVVRIEIPMDRKAG; from the coding sequence ATGCGCAGGATCCAACCGTACGTAAATTCTCTCCGCTTTAAATTTTTCGCCGCCGTTTTGGTCATTTTCGTACCCCTCGTCACCGTGCTGGTCATCAACAATTTCTACTCGGTGGACGTGGTCCGGAATCAAGTGGCACAATCCAATAAAAACATGCTCGGCTTGTATATGGGACAGATCGATCAAAGACTGGAAGAAGTCGACAAGTATTTAACCAACACCCTCGAGAGCAACTTGAGCATCCTGGACATGGAATTTCCCAAGTCGCGCGACGCGGACCGCTATAACATCGCGAAGCTGACGCTGTTCAACACCATGAGGGACGATCTGGGATACTATCCCACGCTGGACGCGTTCTTCGTCTATTCCTCGGTCAACCGCGATCTCGTGCTGAGCCAGACTTCTCCGGACGGATTAGAGGCTCGGGAAAACGCTCGTGACGAAATCCTGAAAATGCTGGAAAAAGAAGCGGGCACGATCGATTATTCCCGCTGGTACGTCTGGAGCGGCGCGAAAGGCGACTATCTGTTTCATTTGATGAAATCCGGCAACGTTTACATGGGGGCTTGGATCAGCAGCGACAAATTGATGGTGCCTTTGAATCTGATCGATCTGGGGGAATCCGGCGCAGCCGTCATTACGACGGACGACAATAAGCCGATCAGCCACGACGCATTAATCAAGGATAAAGGCATCGACTTGAAATTCCCGGATGAGTCCTATGCCATCAGCGGAAAAGGCAAAGACACTTACCTGATCATGGGAGAGAAGTCCCAACGGGGCAATTTCAATCTCGTAGCGCTCGTGCCCGAAAAAGAGATTCTGCAGAAGCTTCCGTATCTTCAGCGCATATCGTCGATTATCTCCTTCGCGGCGGTGATGTTCCTTTTTCTTTTCGTATTCATGATGAGGAGGATCTTCCTGAACCCGATCAAACGGATCGTCGTCGCGATGCGCAAGCTTCGGGACGGCAACTGGGATTCGCGGCTCGATCAGAAGCCGAAGTCCACCGAATTCCAGATCGTGAACGAGACGTTCAATCGGATGATCGCGGAAATCCATGACCTGAAAATCAACGTGTACGAGGAAAAGCTGAACCATCAGCGGGCGGAATTGAAGCATCTGCAGCTGCAAATCAATCCGCACTTTTTCCTGAACTCGCTCAATATCATTTATAATCTCGCCACAGTGAAAGATTTTTCGCTCATCCAAGAGATGGCGAAGTGTCTTGTTTCTTATTTCCGGTTCATGTTCCGCAGCAATTCTTATTTCGTACCGCTCGGCGACGAGCTTTCGCATACCTCGAACTATTTGCGGATTCAGCAGCTTCGTTTTCCCGAGGTGTTCCAATACCGCGTCGATAAGCCGGTAAATTTGCTCGAACAGGAAGTGCCGCCGCTCATCGTGCAAACGATGGTGGAGAATACCATTAAATACGCCGTGAACATGGACGAGCCGATCCAAATCGCCGTCGAAGTATCCCAAACGGAGGACGCCGCGGGAAATCCTCGGCTGGTGATTCACGTCAAGGACACCGGCCCGGGATTTCCCGACGAAGTGCTCGACCGGCTCGCGCTGGACCTGGAACAAGCGGGGAGCGAGAACGGCGAGCAAATCGGAATTTGGAACGCGAGAAGGCGGCTCCGGCTGCTGTATCAGGAAAGAGCGACCATTGATTTCTATAACGAGAACGGCTTGGGCGCGGTCGTAAGGATCGAAATACCGATGGACAGGAAAGCAGGGTGA